The stretch of DNA CGTATAGAAGGCGGTGATGGATCCACTATTGGTTCGTCCCGCACGCTCGACCAAACGAGGCAACAAGTTAAACACGCTAGGTGGATAGCCTCGCGTGGTCGGTGGTTCGCCAGCTGCCAAGCCGAGCTCGCGTTGTGCCATTGCAAAACGAGTCACAGAGTCGAGCATGAGAAGAACGTTTTCGCCCTGATCACGAAAACACTCTGCAACCGCGGTCGCTGTCCAGGCGGCACTGACACGTTGAGCCGCAGGCCGATCGCTAGTGGCGACCACAACAACACTTCGAGCGAGCCCTTCTTTGCCGAGTGAGCGTTCGATGAACTCTTGCACCTCACGCCCCCGCTCTCCGATCATTCCGATCACGATGCGGTCGACATCTGTGCGTCGAGCTAACATCCCTAGAAGCGTACTTTTGCCGACACCACTACCGGCAAAAATCCCCAACCGTTGCCCCAATCCGCACGTCAACATCGTGTCGATTGCGCGAACTCCTGTGTGCAAAGCCTTATCAATAGGTGGACGATCGAGAGATTCAGGTGGACTTCGATCGGCGTCGACGGGAACCAAATCCGAAGGTAGCGGACGCCCATCAAGGGGCTGACCAAAGGCGTCGATCACGCGACCGCATAGCGAGGGGCCGACACGAAGTTTAGTGGAATGGTCTATCAAGCGAACTTTATCGCCGGCTGATACAGCGATTAAACGTTCCATGGGTGCCAAGACCGGGCGGACGCCATGGAATCCGATCACGCGAGCTTTTATTTTCTCACCACGGCTGGATTCTACTTCGCAGATCGCTCCCAACGGCGCAGTCATCCCTTCAATCTCTAGCGTTTCACCCGCTACCGAAGCGACTCGTCCACTGATTCGATGGGTCACCATCGAAGCAATGAAGTCACGCATCATTTGAGAATTGGGAAGGGGAGGGCAGTGCAGGGTCACGATGATTGTTTGAAAAGAGACGTTGGAATAAGAGGTGGGCAAACGCGTGGGCCACGCGGGAACTAGCTCAGCAATTCTTCGAGGCGTTGAAGCTGCGCGTTCAATCCCGCTTTGATTTCACCACCGGTTTGTCGAACAGCAATCTCGCTCACCGCCAACGACGCGTCAGGGACCACCTGGGATTGTTCGGGAAGATCCGGCGATGCAAGTAGCTCGTCAAGTTGCTCGCCAATCTGAACTAACATCTCAGGATGCACGGCGATGCTCAACCGCGATGCGGACCGAGCGCTATGGACGGCTTCAGTCGCCCAATTCACCATCAGGCTTGCCTCATTGGCAAGTTGGTGTCGACAAACTTTTTCAGCAGCAGCTAAAGCGATGGTATGGAGCGATTCGACGTACGAGTTCATCCAAGCTTCGTAGTTACGGTGCATTTCGGCGACCGCTTTCTGAACCATCTTCAAACTGTCCGCAGCTTGTTTCTTCGCCTCCGCCTTAAGCTTTGCATCAGCGTCTACTTCTGCTTTCTTCAAACCGTCTTGGTAGCCTTGGGTCGTCGCTTCGGCTCTTAAGATCGCTGCATCTTCGCGAGCTTTCTGCAGCAAGTCTTCAACTTGGCTCTGGCACTGCTTCAACCGCAGGCGACCTTCATTGGCAAGATCGTCTAGGTTGAATCCAGCGAGACCCGAGACTTCGCGAGTTGCATCGGTGTTGTGCTGGGATGTGTTGGTCGACTTCAGTACGCTGGCCATGGTAGTGCCTTTAGTTCGCTTGATGCGGCAAGCTATGCAGCAATGAGGTTAGGCTGGCTGGAAGACGATCGAGAAGCTCTTGATCGAACGGAATCCAAAGAAAGTGAGGCGAGAGCGACGCGTTCTTTCGCATCATCGATGTCACGTAAATTAAGTGAACTAAGATTGGCCATCTTAATGCGAACGATCTTGGCTTGATCCTTCGGCAAGATTGCCAGAGCGGCTTCCGCAACCGGATTGGGCAATCCGCAGAGAGTCAGCATCGCCTCTTTCGTTTCGACCTTGCCAAGAGATTGACAGAGTTCGATGGGTGTCAGGCCAATCAAGTGATGGTGAATTTGATCGGTTGAAGTGAAGGTCTCAACTTGGCTTTGGGGTGACTCAGGAGTGAGTGCTTTATCGACGCCCGCAGAGTGTGTCGAAGGTCGACTGGCGACTTCCGGTTCTTCCCGGACAACTCGTAACCGATGAGTCAGATCGATCGCTGAGACATCGGCATCGGAACGCCCCGCGTAAGCATCACGCTGAGGAACGGATTCTTGAACCAGGGCATCGCTTGGCAACGGTGGTTCAACAACGTTCCCTTGCGGCCGAGCAGCGTGTGTCAACTCAGGCTTCACCGCTGCAATTTCTGGACTGGCACTCGACGGCATGGAGGCGAGGATTGCATCAAGCTTGCGTTTGCCTTGCTCGGATTGAGACCGAATTCCGTTTTGATCGATCAGTTTGCGAAAATGCGTTTCGAGATCTTGAGCGGTCGCTGGATCCACGTCTCCCATCCGACCGATGCGGCTAAGCGTGACTGTCCGCAGATGTAGTGGCAACAACGGCAACACCGCACCCGCTTTTTCAGGTCGCACCGACGCTAGCACAATCGCGATGGCTTGAGGATGCTCGGCAACCAGCAATGAGGCAAGATCTTGATCGGCGACCTGGTTCAGGAAACCAAGTGGTGATCCGCTCGTATCGGAGGAGTGCAAGGAGTTCGACTTCACCACGGAAGTTCCCGAGTACATCCCGGGTTCCATTCCGCCAGCCTGGTTCCCCATCGGTAATGCCGAGGGATGACCGGACGTGGGATCACTCGGTTGCGAAACGATGGAAACCTTGAACGCTTCCACCGCTCGTCGACGTTCCAAAGGGTCAACGTCGGAAAGCGAGGTCATCGTCCGTCGCAACGCCTGCTTCGATTCGGGAT from Rubripirellula amarantea encodes:
- a CDS encoding FliH/SctL family protein, giving the protein MASVLKSTNTSQHNTDATREVSGLAGFNLDDLANEGRLRLKQCQSQVEDLLQKAREDAAILRAEATTQGYQDGLKKAEVDADAKLKAEAKKQAADSLKMVQKAVAEMHRNYEAWMNSYVESLHTIALAAAEKVCRHQLANEASLMVNWATEAVHSARSASRLSIAVHPEMLVQIGEQLDELLASPDLPEQSQVVPDASLAVSEIAVRQTGGEIKAGLNAQLQRLEELLS
- a CDS encoding FliI/YscN family ATPase, producing MMRDFIASMVTHRISGRVASVAGETLEIEGMTAPLGAICEVESSRGEKIKARVIGFHGVRPVLAPMERLIAVSAGDKVRLIDHSTKLRVGPSLCGRVIDAFGQPLDGRPLPSDLVPVDADRSPPESLDRPPIDKALHTGVRAIDTMLTCGLGQRLGIFAGSGVGKSTLLGMLARRTDVDRIVIGMIGERGREVQEFIERSLGKEGLARSVVVVATSDRPAAQRVSAAWTATAVAECFRDQGENVLLMLDSVTRFAMAQRELGLAAGEPPTTRGYPPSVFNLLPRLVERAGRTNSGSITAFYTVLVEGDDNNEPVADTLRGLLDGHIMLSRKLTTQAHWPPIDVLESLSRLQAHIASPELITAVSAARGHLAQYAKSEDLISIGAYRVGSDPRIDAAIAFRDPLKKLLTQAANETAPFEESMASLISLMNMSMEDLLAQHQVKSQMLGQQNASASGAAKAIGT